The nucleotide sequence GAAATGACCTAGGTCATACCCCATTTTTTCTTCCATGACTTAGGTCATTTCCTCTGGAACTACGGGGCCATACTTTTACCACCTCATTTACAAGCAGAGAAGTATGGCAAGGGATGTAAATCATAACAGTACCCCCATTTTCGGTAGCGTAGTTGCCGTACAGGGAAGTGTAGTGGACATTTGGTTCGATAGCGACTTGCCCTCGATCAATACTGTAATACGTACTGGGCCCGATAATACCATTGTTGTCGAGGTGTTATCACAACTAGATGAGCATAGGGTCAGGGCCATTGCCTTAACGCCTACACAGGGTTTGGCAAGAGGAATGGTAGCGGAAACCGATGGCGGACAGTTATCTGTTCCTGTAGGCAAAGAAATCATGGGACGTATGTTCGATGTCTTTGGCAATACTATCGACCACGGAGAAGCTTTATCGGAATTGCCTCGTAAAAGTGTACACCAATTGCCGCCACCCCTATCTAAACGCTCTACAAAATCTGAAATTTTTGAAACTGGAATAAAGGCTATCGATGTCATGGTGCCCTTACAACATGGTGGTAATGCCGGTTTGTTCGGTGGGGCAGGTGTTGGCAAAACGGTACTGTTGACCGAGATGATCCATAATATGGTGGGCTATCACCAGGGTATAAGTATGTTTTGCGGTATTGGTGAACGTTGCCGTGAAGGCCATGAACTGTACCATGATATGAAAAAGGCCGATGTACTGAAAGATATGGTGATGATGTTCGGGCAGATGAACGAGCCGCCCGGAGCGCGCTTTCGGGTAGGTCATGCCGCTTTGACCATGGCAGAATATTTTAGGGATGACGAACATCGTGATGTGCTTTTGCTTATCGATAACGTGTTTCGTTTTATTCAAGCGGGGATGGAAGTTTCCGGCCTTATGGGGCAAATGCCCTCAAGATTGGGCTATCAACCTACTTTGGGAACCGAACTTGCAAAATTGGAAGAGCGGATAGCCAATACCGATACTGGGGCCATTACCAGTATACAGGCCGTATATGTACCTGCGGACGACCTGACGGATCCCGCGGCGGTACATACCTTTTCCCACCTTTCGGCCTCGATCACTTTATCAAGGAAGAGAGCGGGCGAAGGACTTTTCCCTGCGATAGACCTATTGCAGTCAAGCTCCAAAATGGCAACTCCTGGGGTTATTGGGGAGCGACACTACCACCTTCTACAGCAAATAAAACAAACCTTGGCCCAATATGAGGAGCTAAAGGATATCATAGCCATGTTAGGTTTGGAACAACTCTCGGTAAATGACCGGGCTATTGTAAACCGGGCGAGGCGCTTAGAACGGTTTTTTACACAACCCTTCTTTACTACGGAACAGTTTAGCGGACTCAAAGGGAAAGGCGTAAAATTAGAAGAGGCCCTTGATGGTTGCGAACGTATTCTCAAAGATGAATTTAAAGATTTGCCAGAGCGTGCTTTCTATATGGTGGGCACCATAGACGAAGCTATCGAAAAGGCTAAAAAGGAACAAAGTAAAAAAGAAAGCAAAGCTGGGACACAAAACGCGGCTACTTCTGATAAAGAGATAGCAAAGGCATAGAACGAAACAAAAAACCATGGAGCTACATATTTTACTTCCGTTTAAGATATTCCTGAAAATTTCAGGGGTGCGGCGTATCGTAGTAGATACCAATGCCGGTTCCTACGGTTTTTTGCCCCATAGGCTCGATTGCGTTGCCGCGCTGGTTCCGGGAATATTGATATATGAGACGGAGGATGGACAAGAACACTATGTAGCGGTGGATGAAGGTATACTCACGAAAAGGGACGCCTATGTAGGGATATCGGTACGAAATGCCATTGCGGGGGCTGATCTAGGAAAATTAAGGGATGCCGTAGAGCGAGAATTTATCGATCTAGATGAAAAGGAAAGAGACGTGCGGAAGGCGGTGGCCAAACTGGAAAGTGAATTTATTCAAGGGATTAAAAAACTTCGTCAATCATGAGTGGGAAAACCGTGAATAAGAAAAGGGGAAAGGGCTTTTTAGAACAAGTGGATAGTAAGGAAAAACAAATGTTACACGCCCGAAATGAAGAGAAAAGGAGTGAGTGGAGGGGCTTTGGCACTTTTGGGATGGTGGGGTGGTCCGTTGCCGTACCGACCGTATTGGGAGCTGTGTTAGGACTATGGTTGGACAAGAGATACCCACAGACTTTTTCATGGACGCTGACCTTGTTACTTGCCGGTCTGTTTGTCGGTTGTGCCCTTGCCTGGCAGTGGATAGACAAAGAGAATAAATCAATGCACGAACATAAAAATAAAAAAGATGAATGATTTAGTAATGACCTTATCCGTGCTCTTTGGTGGAGCTTGCCTTGGATTCCTGTTTTTTGGAGGTCTCTGGTTTACATCAAAAAAGATGCTATCGTCTAAAAAGCCGGTATTGTGGTATTTGGGAAGTTTGTTCATAA is from Zobellia galactanivorans and encodes:
- a CDS encoding AtpZ/AtpI family protein yields the protein MSGKTVNKKRGKGFLEQVDSKEKQMLHARNEEKRSEWRGFGTFGMVGWSVAVPTVLGAVLGLWLDKRYPQTFSWTLTLLLAGLFVGCALAWQWIDKENKSMHEHKNKKDE
- the atpD gene encoding F0F1 ATP synthase subunit beta: MARDVNHNSTPIFGSVVAVQGSVVDIWFDSDLPSINTVIRTGPDNTIVVEVLSQLDEHRVRAIALTPTQGLARGMVAETDGGQLSVPVGKEIMGRMFDVFGNTIDHGEALSELPRKSVHQLPPPLSKRSTKSEIFETGIKAIDVMVPLQHGGNAGLFGGAGVGKTVLLTEMIHNMVGYHQGISMFCGIGERCREGHELYHDMKKADVLKDMVMMFGQMNEPPGARFRVGHAALTMAEYFRDDEHRDVLLLIDNVFRFIQAGMEVSGLMGQMPSRLGYQPTLGTELAKLEERIANTDTGAITSIQAVYVPADDLTDPAAVHTFSHLSASITLSRKRAGEGLFPAIDLLQSSSKMATPGVIGERHYHLLQQIKQTLAQYEELKDIIAMLGLEQLSVNDRAIVNRARRLERFFTQPFFTTEQFSGLKGKGVKLEEALDGCERILKDEFKDLPERAFYMVGTIDEAIEKAKKEQSKKESKAGTQNAATSDKEIAKA
- a CDS encoding F0F1 ATP synthase subunit epsilon, producing the protein MELHILLPFKIFLKISGVRRIVVDTNAGSYGFLPHRLDCVAALVPGILIYETEDGQEHYVAVDEGILTKRDAYVGISVRNAIAGADLGKLRDAVEREFIDLDEKERDVRKAVAKLESEFIQGIKKLRQS